Proteins found in one Etheostoma spectabile isolate EspeVRDwgs_2016 chromosome 14, UIUC_Espe_1.0, whole genome shotgun sequence genomic segment:
- the LOC116701905 gene encoding glyceraldehyde-3-phosphate dehydrogenase, which produces MVKLGINGFGRIGRLVTRAAAAGGKIEVVAINDPFIDLDYMVYMFKYDSTHGVWKHGEVKAEGGKLVIGSMHIMVFHERDPANIKWSDAGTDYVVESTGVFTTIEKASAHLKGGAKRVVISAPSADAPMFVMGVNHENYDNSLTVVSNASCTTNCLAPIAKVINDNFGIVEGLMSTVHAITATQKTVDGPSGKLWRDGRGAAQNIIPASTGAAKAVGKVIPELNGKLTGMAFRVPTPNVSVVDLTVRLEKPAKYDDIKKVMQAAAEGPMKGILGYTEDQVVSTDFNSDPRSSIFDAGAGIALNEHFVKLVSWYDNEFGYSNRVCDLVQHMFSKE; this is translated from the exons ATGGTGAAGCTTGGAATCAACGG ATTTGGGCGTATCGGCCGTCTGGTGACCCGTGCCGCCGCTGCAGGAGGCAAAATTGAGGTGGTGGCCATCAATGACCCCTTCATCGATCTGGACTACATG GTCTACATGTTCAAATACGACTCCACTCACGGTGTGTGGAAGCACGGAGAGGTGAAGGCCGAGGGAGGCAAGCTGGTCATCGGCAGCATGCACATCATGGTCTTCCACGA GAGGGACCCCGCCAACATCAAGTGGAGCGACGCTGGCACGGACTATGTTGTTGAGTCCACCGGCGTGTTCACCACCATCGAAAAAGCCTCC GCTCACCTGAAGGGCGGAGCTAAGAGGGTGGTGATCTCCGCTCCCAGCGCCGACGCTCCCATGTTCGTCATGGGCGTCAACCACGAGAATTACGACAACTCCTTAACGGTTGTCAG CAACGCTTCCTGCACGACCAACTGCCTGGCTCCGATCGCCAAGGTCATCAACGATAACTTTGGCATCGTTGAGGGTCTCATG AGCACCGTCCACGCCATCACCGCCACACAGAAGACCGTAGACGGTCCCTCTGGGAAGCTGTGGCGGGACGGACGCGGCGCCGCCCAGAACATCATCCCCGCCTCCACCGGGGCGGCCAAGGCCGTGGGCAAGGTCATCCCTGAACTCAACGG CAAACTGACCGGCATGGCTTTCCGTGTCCCCACCCCCAACGTCTCTGTCGTTGATCTGACTGTCCGTCTAGAGAAGCCT GCCAAGTACGACGACATCAAGAAAGTGATGCAGGCCGCTGCTGAGGGACCGATGAAGGGAATTCTGGGATACACAGAGGACCAG GTTGTGTCCACGGACTTCAACAGCGACCCTCGCTCCTCCATCTTTGACGCCGGCGCCGGCATCGCGCTGAACGAGCACTTTGTCAAGCTGGTGTCATG GTACGACAACGAGTTTGGCTACAGTAACCGCGTGTGCGACCTGGTCCAGCACATGTTCTCCAAGGAGTAA